In Mycolicibacterium alvei, a single window of DNA contains:
- a CDS encoding AraC family transcriptional regulator, with amino-acid sequence MHLVRGSSLTGFAPLVSTHGGDPDALLASAGIDPADAGNDDRFIPLRSAIAAVEDAATVLDVPDLGLQLAQHQSIDILGPVALAARTTATVAEAFTILDTYMSSHSPGIIARITDHADPALRRFEYDFLLQPSPPQSQAIELALGLTLQVLRLFLGAAYRPVAVHVPHPPLGTDSDYRGYFGCTAHFNDPIAGFTLRAKDLQRPLTHDPLAHRLAMHYLTEAHGQRTRDIADTVRSMVRQLLPTGELTAGLVAHQFGIHPKTLQRRLVAEGTTFPELVDQTRRELAHRLLVGTDLPVSHVSRQLGYAEHSVFTRACKRWFGVTPTAYRNRYHPGGGRLAFCMG; translated from the coding sequence GGCCGGGATCGATCCCGCCGACGCGGGAAACGATGACCGCTTCATTCCGCTGCGCAGCGCCATCGCCGCGGTCGAAGACGCGGCCACGGTCCTGGATGTGCCCGACTTAGGACTCCAGCTCGCTCAGCACCAGAGCATCGACATCCTCGGCCCGGTCGCGCTCGCGGCCCGCACCACGGCCACCGTCGCCGAGGCGTTCACCATCCTGGACACCTACATGAGCTCCCACAGCCCCGGTATCATCGCACGCATCACCGACCATGCCGATCCGGCGCTGCGGCGGTTCGAATACGACTTCCTGCTGCAGCCGTCGCCCCCGCAATCCCAGGCGATCGAACTAGCATTGGGCCTCACCCTGCAGGTGCTGCGCCTGTTCCTGGGCGCCGCGTACCGACCCGTCGCCGTGCACGTGCCGCACCCGCCGCTGGGAACCGATTCCGACTACCGCGGCTACTTCGGATGCACAGCCCACTTCAACGATCCGATCGCGGGATTCACCCTGCGCGCCAAGGATTTACAGCGCCCGCTCACCCACGATCCGCTGGCACACCGACTCGCCATGCACTACCTGACAGAAGCCCACGGTCAGCGCACACGCGACATCGCCGACACGGTGCGCAGCATGGTGCGCCAACTGCTACCCACCGGCGAACTCACGGCGGGGTTGGTGGCCCATCAGTTCGGCATCCACCCCAAGACCCTGCAGCGACGCCTCGTCGCGGAAGGGACCACCTTCCCCGAACTGGTCGACCAGACCCGCCGTGAACTGGCCCACCGCCTGCTCGTCGGCACCGACCTACCCGTGTCCCACGTGTCGCGCCAGCTCGGCTACGCCGAGCACAGCGTGTTCACCCGCGCCTGCAAACGCTGGTTCGGGGTGACCCCCACCGCGTACCGGAACCGGTACCATCCCGGTGGGGGACGACTTGCCTTCTGTATGGGGTAG